A stretch of Gossypium hirsutum isolate 1008001.06 chromosome A06, Gossypium_hirsutum_v2.1, whole genome shotgun sequence DNA encodes these proteins:
- the LOC107900555 gene encoding peptide-N4-(N-acetyl-beta-glucosaminyl)asparagine amidase A: MNCCYFAFTSLLLFLTGTVPSSAAAPDRFHKPLRLKSSDPKPQAQEFFELTNPLPSDHLAPSCSLAVINHSFANTIDSPPFSAPYSPPSDCSPPRPLVVLDFRADSSGDQYDRIAAIWLDGTEIFRTSTAEPTDTGIFWRVRKDITRYSSILYKPQLNVTMMLENVVNDIYTGVYDIHVSFLFYKENIVPNDVRFPSIISPSQNHYDNLGTAELGLFKTPPDLIIPISSDGERGHWFRVESESDVHVKKVRFPDNTIQVVLELYASFHGNDEFWYSNPPYSYIRMNNLTTARGNGAYREVFVTIDGKFVGSEVVFPVVFTGGINPLFWEPIVAIGDFNLPSYDLDLTPFLGWLLDGKYHDIAICVDDAISFWLVNANLHFWLDHGTPKVEAQSVVYNSPALAIQRREAFTMLDGSFRIKANRKSEFAGWVKSTAGNFTTIVSQQFKLTNVVRFYFNGTYKIVQQRVKAKRDSRIRADSGNLVGRTVVQRQYPVTVITSTVPLPQIGSLGSKEEEMYMMITNVSHALSERRINGLSSSTLNNRQESEGWMKVKGHSVVSGSGSTWQKYNYRDEFGCYSRTVLALEGKLAIDNTTFSCASSA; encoded by the coding sequence ATGAACTGCTGTTACTTTGCTTTCACTAGCTTATTGCTCTTCCTCACCGGAACAGTACCCTCGTCCGCCGCCGCACCTGATCGCTTCCATAAACCCTTACGGCTAAAATCTTCGGACCCAAAACCCCAAGCTCAAGAATTCTTCGAGTTGACCAATCCTCTACCGTCCGATCATCTGGCTCCGTCATGTTCCCTCGCCGTCATCAACCATTCATTCGCCAACACAATCGACTCCCCTCCTTTCTCCGCCCCTTACTCTCCACCTTCCGATTGTTCTCCGCCCCGGCCGCTCGTCGTCCTCGATTTTCGCGCTGACTCCTCCGGCGATCAGTACGATCGTATCGCCGCCATCTGGCTCGACGGTACCGAGATTTTCCGGACCAGCACGGCGGAGCCGACGGATACGGGGATCTTCTGGAGAGTCAGGAAGGATATCACTAGGTATTCTTCGATTCTTTATAAACCCCAACTTAACGTCACCATGATGCTCGAGAACGTCGTTAACGACATTTACACCGGCGTTTACGACATTCATGTTTCCTTCCTGTTTTACAAAGAAAACATCGTGCCTAACGACGTTAGGTTTCCGTCAATCATTTCCCCAAGTCAAAACCATTACGACAATTTGGGAACCGCCGAATTGGGCTTGTTCAAAACGCCGCCAGATTTGATAATCCCGATCTCCAGCGACGGCGAAAGAGGGCATTGGTTCAGAGTGGAAAGCGAATCGGACGTTCACGTCAAAAAAGTCCGATTCCCGGACAACACTATTCAAGTCGTTTTGGAATTATACGCGTCGTTTCATGGCAATGACGAGTTTTGGTATTCGAATCCGCCTTATTCCTACATCCGAATGAACAATCTGACGACGGCGCGTGGGAACGGCGCATACAGGGAAGTTTTTGTGACGATTGACGGGAAATTCGTGGGATCGGAGGTGGTTTTTCCGGTTGTTTTCACCGGCGGGATTAATCCATTATTCTGGGAACCGATCGTGGCGATCGGGGATTTCAATTTACCAAGCTACGATCTAGATTTAACCCCGTTTTTGGGATGGTTATTGGACGGGAAATATCACGATATAGCAATCTGTGTCGATGATGCGATATCGTTTTGGCTGGTGAATGCGAATTTACACTTTTGGTTGGATCATGGAACTCCCAAAGTTGAAGCTCAATCGGTGGTTTACAACAGTCCGGCGCTGGCCATTCAAAGACGAGAAGCTTTCACAATGCTTGATGGGAGTTTTAGGATTAAAGCCAATAGGAAAAGTGAGTTTGCAGGTTGGGTTAAATCCACAGCTGGTAATTTCACCACCATTGTTTCACAGCAATTTAAGCTTACAAATGTAGTCAGGTTTTACTTCAATGGGACTTACAAGATTGTTCAACAAAGAGTTAAGGCGAAGAGGGATTCGAGGATTCGAGCTGATTCCGGTAATTTGGTAGGTCGTACAGTTGTTCAAAGGCAGTATCCAGTAACGGTGATCACGTCTACTGTTCCATTGCCTCAGATAGGTTCCTTGGGGTCCAAGGAAGAGGAAATGTATATGATGATCACTAACGTTTCTCATGCCTTGAGCGAACGGCGGATCAACGGGTTGTCTTCGAGTACTCTAAACAACCGGCAGGAATCGGAGGGATGGATGAAGGTGAAGGGTCATTCAGTTGTCTCTGGCAGTGGGAGTACATGGCAGAAATACAATTACAGGGACGAGTTCGGTTGCTATTCTCGGACCGTATTGGCATTGGAGGGCAAGCTCGCCATTGACAATACTACGTTTTCTTGTGCATCTTCTGCGTAG
- the LOC121230723 gene encoding multiple inositol polyphosphate phosphatase 1 — protein sequence MAMAAILLLFLTLFSNSKADRDFDVRQHLSTVTRYGAVKDIVDNSFIPSDIPQGCTPIHLNLVARHGTRSPTKKRVREMEKLASHIKELIEDAKQRNLSLQKVPAWFHNWESPWKGKLKGGELDIKGEEELYQLGIRVRERFPDIFNEEYHPDVYPIKTTQIPRASASAVAFGMGLFSGKGSLGPGRHRAFAVTSESRASDTILRFFECCQTYKDFRKNQEPSFNKLKEPILTEITSALAKQYEFNFTIQDISSLWFLCKQESSLLDITDQACSLFSPTEVALLEWTDDIQMFMVKGYGKSLNYRMGVPLLKDVLQSMSEAINADEDNQVPGSYEKARLRFAHAETVVPFSCLLGLFLEGSDFERIQKEEALDLPPKPPQKRNWRGSIVAPFAGNNMLVLYSCPANSSSKYFVQVLHNEHPIPMPGCGGTDFCPFQVFKDKIVEPHFIHDYDTLCNAHLDESKHKPETSKLSQLFRWIFRLGGNDDTPSHGVEL from the exons ATGGCCATGGCAGCAATTTTGTTGCTGTTTTTAACgttattttcaaattcaaaagCTGATCGAGATTTCGATGTTCGTCAACACCTCTCTACTGTAACAAG ATATGGTGCTGTGAAAGATATTGTTGACAATTCGTTTATACCATCTGATATTCCTCAAGGCTGTACTCCTATCCACTTAAATCTTGTg gcaAGACATGGAACGCGTTCTCCTACAAAGAAGCGGGTGAGAGAGATGGAAAAGTTGGCTTCTCATATAAAGGAACTTATAGAAGATGCCAAACAGAGGAATTTGTCCTTACAAAAAGTCCCTGCTTGGTTTCATAACTGGGAGTCTCCTTGGAAAGGGAAACTGAAAGGTGGAGAGTTGGATATCAAAGGAGAAGAGGAATTGTATCAGCTTGGAATCAGGGTTAGGGAAAGATTTCCCGATATATTTAATGAGGAATACCACCCCGATGTGTATCCCATAAAGACTACTCAA ATTCCTCGGGCTTCTGCTAGTGCTGTTGCATTTGGCATGGGGCTATTTAGTGGAAAAGGAAGTCTAGGTCCAGGTCGTCATCGAGCATTTGCTGTTACAAGTGAAAGTCGAGCAAGTGACACAATCCTGAGGTTTTTTGAGTGTTGTCAAACCTACAAG GACTTCAGGAAAAACCAAGAGCCTTCTTTCAATAAGCTGAAAGAACCGATCCTGACGGAGATTACCTCTGCATTGGCTAAGCAGTATGAGTTCAATTTTACAATACAGGATATATCCTCTCTTTGGTTTCTGTGTAAACAG GAATCATCCTTGTTGGATATAACTGATCAAGCTTGCAGTCTTTTCAGTCCCACTGAG GTTGCTTTGTTGGAGTGGACGGATGATATACAGATGTTCATGGTAAAGGGTTATGGTAAATCATTAAATTATAGAATGGGAGTGCCTTTGCTTAAAGATGTTCTGCAATCCATGTCAGAAGCTATCAACGCTGACGAAG ATAACCAAGTACCTGGCAGTTATGAGAAGGCAAGATTGCGTTTTGCACATGCAGAAACTGTAGTTCCTTTTTCGTGCTTGCTTGGGCTTTTCCTTGAAGGATCTG ATTTTGAGCGAATACAAAAGGAGGAGGCTTTGGATCTCCCTCCTAAGCCTCCCCAGAAAAGAAATTGGAGAGGCAGCATTGTGGCACCTTTTGCTGGGAATAATATGCTGGTCTTATATAGCTGTCCGGCTAATTCTTCAAGCAAATACTTTGTGCAAGTTCTACACAATGAGCATCCCATCCCAATGCCT GGTTGTGGCGGTACCGACTTTTGTCCATTTCAAGTTTTCAAG GATAAAATTGTCGAACCCCATTTTATCCACGACTACGATACCCTTTGCAATGCACATCTTGATGAGTCAAAGCATAAGCCTGAAACCAGTAAGTTATCACAACTGTTCCGTTGGATCTTTCGGCTGGGGGGGAATGATGATACACCATCCCACGGAGTTGAATTGTAG
- the LOC121230721 gene encoding LOB domain-containing protein 12, whose product MGGNSPCASCKLLRRRCAKGCIFAPYFPSDDPHKFSIVHKVFGASNVSKMLQELPVQQRADAVSSLVYEANARVRDPVYGCVGAISFLQNQVSELQMQLAVAQAEILCIQMQHQVQDPMLQQLPNPTPTTAHGGATASHLLDDQLHYDKPFLLHNHHQFINSTTNVIHDQYSVKRETIFGDMVS is encoded by the exons ATGGGTGGAAATTCACCATGCGCTTCCTGCAAGTTGCTTCGTCGCCGCTGTGCTAAGGGCTGTATCTTTGCCCCTTACTTCCCTTCCGATGATCCTCACAAGTTTTCCATTGTACACAAGGTTTTTGGTGCTAGCAATGTCAGCAAAATGCTTCAG GAGCTACCAGTGCAGCAAAGGGCGGATGCAGTGAGCAGTTTGGTGTATGAAGCGAACGCAAGGGTGAGAGATCCAGTTTATGGATGTGTAGGGGCCATATCTTTCTTGCAGAACCAGGTTTCTGAGCTTCAAATGCAGCTCGCTGTGGCTCAAGCTGAGATACTTTGCATCCAGATGCAACACCAAGTCCAAGACCCCATGCTTCAACAACTTCCCAACCCCACTCCAACCACCGCACACGGCGGTGCCACGGCCTCTCATTTGTTAGACGACCAACTCCATTATGACAAACCCTTTCTCCTCCACAATCATCATCAGTTCATTAATTCTACTACCAATGTAATTCATGATCAATATTCTGTCAAGAGAGAGACCATCTTTGGAGACATggtttcttaa
- the LOC121230724 gene encoding probable methyltransferase PMT23 → MPISVQNMFKERKFPFLFAFSFLLISVTILLFSYSSSSPSLLLSTNFQVSDPLPPPPRPLPTRSPKNVPVSSTKPVSKTIAAASDVDLNVSLDIKWENCQLGPLAVDYIPCLDNWKAIKELKSRRRMEHRERHCPKPSPRCLAPLPIGYKVPVHWPKSRDMIWYSNVPHPKLVEYKKEQNWVRKSGDYFVFPGGGTQFKNGVQSYIDFIHKTLPAIKWGKNIRVILDVGCGVASFGGYLLDKDVITMSFAPKDEHEAQIQFALERGIPAILSVIGTQKLTFSDNAYDLIHCARCRVHWDGDGGKPLLELNRVLKPGGYFIWSATPVYRDDERDSKVWKSMVALTTSLCWKIVAKTVDSTGVGLVIYQKPSSYSCYKHRKEKLPPLCEQKTNQNASWYEPLSYCISRLPVDRMGNLLRWSTPWPQRLSSKPPSLPSEPDAEDIFIEDTKHWAALVSEVYLDGLAISLGRIRNVMDMNAGYGGFAAALIDQPLWVMNVVPIDAQDTLSIIFERGLIGVYHDWCESFNTYPRTYDLLHASFLFKNLKERCDTIDVAVEMDRILRPGGYLLVQDTMENIKKLNPVLRSLHWSTTLYQGQFLVGKKGFWRPSENDN, encoded by the exons ATGCCGATTTCCGTCCAAAACATGTTCAAAGAACGCAAATTCCCTTTCCTTTTCGCTTTCTCATTTCTTCTCATTTCCGTCACCATCCTCCTGTTTTCCTACTCCTCCTCTTCCCCTTCCCTCCTCCTCTCCACCAATTTCCAAGTTTCCGATCCTCTTCCTCCACCGCCGCGTCCGTTACCCACACGATCTCCTAAGAATGTCCCCGTCTCCTCCACGAAACCGGTTTCCAAGACCATCGCAGCAGCTTCTGACGTGGACTTGAATGTGAGTTTGGATATAAAATGGGAGAACTGTCAGTTAGGTCCTTTGGCGGTGGATTATATACCGTGCTTGGATAATTGGAAAGCGATTAAAGAATTGAAATCCAGGAGGCGGATGGAGCATAGGGAAAGGCATTGTCCGAAGCCCAGTCCGAGATGTTTGGCGCCTTTGCCGATTGGTTATAAGGTTCCAGTTCATTGGCCTAAAAGCAGGGACATG ATTTGGTATAGCAATGTTCCTCATCCTAAGCTTGTGGAATACAAAAAGGAGCAGAATTGGGTGCGAAAATCTGGTGATTATTTTGTTTTCCCTGGTGGCGGTACTCAATTTAAGAACGGTGTTCAAAGCTACATTGATTTCATACATAAG ACTTTACCAGCTATTAAATGGGGAAAGAACATTAGGGTTATTTTAGATGTCGGCTGCGGTGTTGCTAGCTTTGGTGGTTATTTGCTGGATAAAGATGTAATTACCATGTCATTTGCCCCCAAGGATGAACATGAAGCTCAGATACAGTTTGCTTTAGAGAGGGGAATTCCTGCTATACTTTCTGTCATCGGTACACAAAAGCTAACATTTTCAGACAACGCATATGATTTGATACATTGTGCACGATGTAGAGTTCATTGGGACGGAGATG GTGGGAAACCATTATTGGAGCTGAACAGGGTTCTTAAGCCAGGAGGATATTTCATATGGTCTGCTACACCAGTTTATCGAGATGATGAAAGAGATAGTAAAGTTTGGAAGT CAATGGTAGCTTTGACAACATCCTTATGCTGGAAGATTGTGGCTAAAACTGTTGATTCAACTGGAGTTGGACTCGTAATATATCAAAAGCCTTCCTCATATTCCTGTTACAAGCATCGCAAAGAAAAACTTCCACCTTTGTGTGAACAGAAAACCAATCAGAATGCCTCATG GTACGAGCCTCTTAGTTATTGTATTTCGCGCCTTCCAGTTGACAGGATGGGTAATTTGCTCAGATGGTCCACACCATGGCCACAAAGGCTTAGCAGTAAGCCTCCAAGCCTTCCATCCGAACCAGATGCTGAAGACATATTCATTGAGGACACCAAACATTGGGCAGCACTTGTATCAGAGGTGTATCTTGATGGGCTAGCTATAAGCTTGGGACGTATAAGAAATGTAATGGATATGAATGCTGGTTATGGAGG GTTTGCTGCAGCTCTTATTGACCAACCTCTTTGGGTGATGAATGTTGTACCAATTGATGCACAAGATACATTGTCCATTATTTTCGAAAGGGGGTTGATCGGAGTCTATCATGACTGGTGTGAGTCTTTCAATACGTACCCTCGAACATATGATCTACTGCATGCCAGCTTTCTCTTCAAAAACCTAAAAGAGAG ATGCGATACTATTGACGTAGCTGTGGAAATGGATCGGATACTTAGACCTGGCGGATATCTTTTGGTCCAAGACACCATGGAAAATATTAAGAAGCTCAATCCGGTACTCCGTTCACTTCACTGGTCAACAACACTTTATCAAGGCCAATTTCTTGTTGGCAAGAAGGGCTTTTGGCGTCCGAGTGAGAATGATAACTGA